The Labrus bergylta chromosome 15, fLabBer1.1, whole genome shotgun sequence genome includes a region encoding these proteins:
- the fbxo16 gene encoding F-box only protein 16 isoform X2, with protein sequence MPRALSPSAHCAKMQTALSTWTPMNHPLSNSKVFEERRNLLAKWFDKWSDSQRRAVLQDFVLSCSVHQLRFLSLSVSRRLPLQAADFTCLLPRALCLYLFSFLDPRSLCRCARVSWHWKSIVELDQLWMPKCARLGWSITFFPTPLEQGVWKRHYILSVQELRLTSLQTGVSQQQYVSDVSSRPEAPSEVDLVSTEHPASSTQPIRSISRKKQLTAPPPWRDSDRHPKDTLRFNYLDNTEQAQVEMKIRASTCSTNMWKPSDGSKTSLSEANYKLRKAKSLMFLNSNYNSQHPPLPPYETQSRPSLAASSHDRPITKETTENMLRLAQWNAGIRPGPVRTAVPQLSAEALRASQRSHRSAPSKPLFQTWTATPSYTQGGEG encoded by the exons ATGCCACGTGCACTGAGTCCTTCTGCACACTGTGCTAAGATGCAGACCGCACTGAGCACATGGACTCCTATGAACCACCCGCTGTCCAACAGTAAG GTGTTTGAAGAGAGGCGGAACCTTCTGGCAAAGTGG TTTGACAAGTGGTCTGACAGCCAAAGGAGGGCAGTGCTGCAGGACTTTGTGCTGAGCTGTTCCGTACATCAGCTGAGGTTCCTGAGCCTCAGTGTGAGCAGACGGCTCCCCCTGCAGGCCGCAGACTTCACCTGCCTGCTTCCCAGAGCACTCTGCCTCTATCTCTTCTCCTTCCTAGACCCACGCAGCCTCTGTCGATGTGCtcgg GTGAGCTGGCACTGGAAGAGCATCGTGGAACTGGACCAGCTATGGATGCCAAAGTGTGCGAGGCTCGGCTGGAGTATCACCTTCTTCCCCACACCATTGGAGCAGGGTGTCTGGAAGAGACACTACATCCTGTCTGTGCAGGAGCTGCGACTCACCTCGCTGCAG ACTGGTGTGTCCCAGCAGCAGTATGTATCAGATGTCAGCAGTAGACCTGAAGCTCCGTCGGAGGTGGATTTAGTCAGTACAGAGCATCCAGCATCGAGCacccagccaatcagaagcatCTCCAGGAAGAAGCAGCTGACTGCACCTCCACCATGGAGAGACTCTGACCGACATCCTAAAGACACACTCCGCTTCAACTACTTAGACAACACAGAACAAGCACAAGT ggaaaTGAAAATCAGAGCCTCAACCTGCAGCACTAACATGTGGAAGCCATCCGACGGGAGCAAGACATCACTCTCTGAGGCAAACTACAAACTACGCAAAGCTAAATCGCTG ATGTTTCTCAACTCTAACTACAACTCCcagcatcctcctcttcctccttatGAGACCCAATCTCGACCCTCTTTGGCAGCTAGCAGTCATGACCGCCCCATCACCAAGGAGACCACCGAGAACATGCTGCGTCTGGCCCAGTGGAATGCTGGGATACGTCCGGGGCCGGTGAGGACGGCGGTGCCCCAGCTGAGTGCGGAGGCGCTCAGGGCGTCCCAGCGATCCCACCGGAGTGCTCCCA GTAAACCATTGTTTCAGACGTGGACTGCTACTCCGTCATACACACAAGGAGGTGAAGGGTGA
- the fbxo16 gene encoding F-box only protein 16 isoform X1: MKTDAVQRDHPKMPRALSPSAHCAKMQTALSTWTPMNHPLSNSKVFEERRNLLAKWFDKWSDSQRRAVLQDFVLSCSVHQLRFLSLSVSRRLPLQAADFTCLLPRALCLYLFSFLDPRSLCRCARVSWHWKSIVELDQLWMPKCARLGWSITFFPTPLEQGVWKRHYILSVQELRLTSLQTGVSQQQYVSDVSSRPEAPSEVDLVSTEHPASSTQPIRSISRKKQLTAPPPWRDSDRHPKDTLRFNYLDNTEQAQVEMKIRASTCSTNMWKPSDGSKTSLSEANYKLRKAKSLMFLNSNYNSQHPPLPPYETQSRPSLAASSHDRPITKETTENMLRLAQWNAGIRPGPVRTAVPQLSAEALRASQRSHRSAPSKPLFQTWTATPSYTQGGEG; the protein is encoded by the exons ATGAAAACTGATG CTGTACAGAGGGATCACCCAAAGATGCCACGTGCACTGAGTCCTTCTGCACACTGTGCTAAGATGCAGACCGCACTGAGCACATGGACTCCTATGAACCACCCGCTGTCCAACAGTAAG GTGTTTGAAGAGAGGCGGAACCTTCTGGCAAAGTGG TTTGACAAGTGGTCTGACAGCCAAAGGAGGGCAGTGCTGCAGGACTTTGTGCTGAGCTGTTCCGTACATCAGCTGAGGTTCCTGAGCCTCAGTGTGAGCAGACGGCTCCCCCTGCAGGCCGCAGACTTCACCTGCCTGCTTCCCAGAGCACTCTGCCTCTATCTCTTCTCCTTCCTAGACCCACGCAGCCTCTGTCGATGTGCtcgg GTGAGCTGGCACTGGAAGAGCATCGTGGAACTGGACCAGCTATGGATGCCAAAGTGTGCGAGGCTCGGCTGGAGTATCACCTTCTTCCCCACACCATTGGAGCAGGGTGTCTGGAAGAGACACTACATCCTGTCTGTGCAGGAGCTGCGACTCACCTCGCTGCAG ACTGGTGTGTCCCAGCAGCAGTATGTATCAGATGTCAGCAGTAGACCTGAAGCTCCGTCGGAGGTGGATTTAGTCAGTACAGAGCATCCAGCATCGAGCacccagccaatcagaagcatCTCCAGGAAGAAGCAGCTGACTGCACCTCCACCATGGAGAGACTCTGACCGACATCCTAAAGACACACTCCGCTTCAACTACTTAGACAACACAGAACAAGCACAAGT ggaaaTGAAAATCAGAGCCTCAACCTGCAGCACTAACATGTGGAAGCCATCCGACGGGAGCAAGACATCACTCTCTGAGGCAAACTACAAACTACGCAAAGCTAAATCGCTG ATGTTTCTCAACTCTAACTACAACTCCcagcatcctcctcttcctccttatGAGACCCAATCTCGACCCTCTTTGGCAGCTAGCAGTCATGACCGCCCCATCACCAAGGAGACCACCGAGAACATGCTGCGTCTGGCCCAGTGGAATGCTGGGATACGTCCGGGGCCGGTGAGGACGGCGGTGCCCCAGCTGAGTGCGGAGGCGCTCAGGGCGTCCCAGCGATCCCACCGGAGTGCTCCCA GTAAACCATTGTTTCAGACGTGGACTGCTACTCCGTCATACACACAAGGAGGTGAAGGGTGA